One genomic window of Halorubrum hochsteinianum includes the following:
- a CDS encoding preprotein translocase subunit SecD: MLEPIKENWRILLLVVVVIGATVALFAPGFGPEPAPGEDVSEAREGITNLQYGLDLAGGTRVRAPLSGYTATDVEFGGDSPTTVAETVAAELDNASARNVGAVPGESAVEVTEASVTEDQFRRAMDASGYAYGDVRSGVTQETRDETMNVIQGKINEAGLSGGSVQQVQSITGEYFILVEVPGEGRQDVVDLLEERGTVRIDIAYADGNRTAVDESVLVQENFDEIGTATQSDQGTGSYVPVTVRNTDEDGQSPAFSFQDAVVQRGFPDAYETRADRCEYANGSLSGERNPCLLLVVNDEVVNSFGMDSGLADDMAAGSWAETGRFRLTTGEFSEAQTISLNLRAGALPADLDISGEGTSSSISASQGENFRTYSLVIGLLSVLAVAGMVFLRYREPRVALPMIVTALAEVYALLGFAALLGYPLELSVIAGFIAVVGTGVDDLVIIADQVMSEGDVSSRTVFDSRFRQAFWVIGAAAATTVIAMSPLMVLSLGDLSGFAIFTILGVLIGVLVTRPAYGDILRRLLTVR, translated from the coding sequence ATGCTCGAACCGATCAAGGAGAACTGGCGGATCCTGCTCCTCGTCGTCGTCGTGATCGGTGCCACGGTGGCGCTTTTCGCCCCCGGATTCGGGCCGGAGCCGGCTCCCGGCGAGGACGTGAGCGAGGCCCGAGAGGGGATCACGAACCTCCAGTACGGGCTGGACCTGGCCGGCGGGACGCGGGTCCGCGCGCCGCTGTCGGGTTACACCGCGACCGACGTCGAGTTCGGCGGCGACAGCCCGACGACGGTCGCGGAGACGGTTGCGGCCGAACTCGACAACGCCTCGGCGCGGAACGTCGGGGCGGTTCCCGGGGAGAGCGCCGTGGAAGTCACGGAGGCGTCCGTCACCGAGGACCAGTTCAGGCGGGCGATGGACGCCAGCGGGTACGCGTACGGCGACGTTCGCTCGGGCGTCACGCAGGAGACGCGCGACGAGACGATGAACGTCATCCAGGGGAAGATCAACGAGGCGGGGCTCTCGGGCGGCAGCGTCCAGCAGGTCCAGTCGATCACCGGCGAGTATTTCATCCTCGTCGAAGTCCCCGGCGAGGGTCGACAGGACGTGGTCGACCTCCTCGAGGAGCGCGGGACCGTCCGGATCGACATCGCGTACGCCGACGGGAACCGGACCGCCGTCGACGAGAGCGTGCTGGTCCAGGAGAACTTCGACGAGATCGGGACCGCCACGCAGAGCGACCAGGGCACGGGGTCGTACGTCCCGGTCACGGTCCGCAACACCGACGAGGACGGTCAGTCCCCCGCCTTCTCCTTCCAAGACGCCGTGGTCCAGCGCGGCTTCCCCGACGCGTACGAGACCCGGGCCGACCGGTGTGAGTACGCCAACGGCTCGCTCTCCGGCGAGCGGAACCCGTGCCTGCTGCTCGTCGTCAACGACGAGGTCGTCAACTCCTTCGGGATGGACTCGGGGCTCGCGGACGACATGGCCGCCGGCTCGTGGGCGGAGACCGGGCGGTTCCGGCTCACGACCGGCGAGTTCAGCGAGGCCCAGACCATCTCGCTGAACCTCCGGGCCGGCGCGCTCCCGGCCGACCTCGACATCAGCGGCGAGGGGACCTCCTCGTCCATCTCGGCCTCGCAGGGGGAGAACTTCCGGACGTACTCGCTCGTCATCGGGCTCCTCTCGGTGCTCGCCGTCGCGGGGATGGTGTTCCTCCGCTACCGCGAGCCGCGCGTCGCCCTGCCGATGATCGTCACGGCGCTGGCCGAGGTGTACGCGCTGCTCGGCTTCGCCGCCCTGCTCGGCTACCCGCTCGAACTCTCGGTGATCGCGGGCTTCATCGCGGTCGTCGGGACCGGCGTCGACGACCTCGTCATCATCGCCGATCAGGTGATGAGCGAGGGCGACGTGAGCTCCCGGACCGTGTTCGACTCGCGGTTCCGACAGGCCTTCTGGGTCATCGGCGCGGCCGCGGCGACGACCGTCATCGCGATGTCGCCGCTGATGGTGCTCTCGCTCGGCGACCTCTCCGGGTTCGCCATCTTCACCATCCTCGGCGTGCTGATAGGCGTGCTGGTCACCCGCCCCGCGTACGGCGACATCCTCCGCCGCCTCCTGACGGTCAGGTGA
- the secF gene encoding protein translocase subunit SecF yields the protein MVAIEVPEVDYTDYTNRQLAAVPLAFLVLALAIIGGWFVATGAPANLGLEFTGGVELRIADDGDNVEQQIQTAFDREPDSTRAIPGDDVVVVTFQAAEDDPEGLANDLQDQADAAGLTTTAVDQVSPSFASDTARTALFGVALAFLGMSVLVFALFRTFVPSIAVVASAFSDLVIPIAAMNLLGIQMTLGTIAALLMIIGYSVDSDILLNDSVLRRTGAFYESVSRAMRTGVTMTLTSIAAMIVMAVVAAAFGIGLLRDIGIILSVGLCADLMNTYLMNVSLLRWHKFEGVAR from the coding sequence ATGGTAGCGATCGAGGTGCCGGAAGTCGACTACACCGACTACACAAACCGGCAGCTTGCGGCGGTGCCGCTCGCGTTTCTGGTCCTCGCGCTGGCGATCATCGGCGGGTGGTTCGTCGCCACCGGGGCCCCGGCGAATCTCGGACTGGAGTTCACCGGCGGCGTCGAACTGCGGATCGCCGACGACGGGGACAACGTCGAACAGCAGATCCAGACGGCGTTCGACCGGGAGCCGGACTCGACCCGCGCGATCCCCGGCGACGACGTCGTGGTGGTCACCTTCCAAGCGGCCGAGGACGACCCGGAGGGGCTCGCGAACGACCTCCAAGACCAGGCGGACGCGGCGGGGTTGACCACGACCGCGGTCGACCAAGTGTCGCCGAGCTTCGCGAGCGACACCGCGCGGACCGCCCTCTTCGGCGTGGCCCTCGCCTTCCTCGGGATGAGCGTGCTCGTGTTCGCGCTGTTCCGGACGTTCGTCCCCTCGATCGCGGTCGTGGCGTCCGCGTTCTCCGACCTGGTGATCCCGATCGCGGCGATGAACCTGCTCGGCATCCAGATGACGCTCGGGACGATCGCGGCGCTCCTGATGATCATCGGGTACAGCGTCGACTCGGACATCCTGTTGAACGACTCGGTGCTGCGCCGGACGGGCGCGTTCTACGAGTCGGTGAGCCGCGCGATGCGGACCGGGGTGACGATGACGCTCACCTCCATCGCGGCGATGATCGTGATGGCGGTCGTCGCCGCCGCGTTCGGCATCGGCCTCCTCCGTGACATCGGGATCATCCTCTCGGTCGGACTGTGTGCCGACCTGATGAACACGTACCTGATGAACGTCTCGTTGCTTCGCTGGCACAAGTTCGAGGGGGTGGCGCGGTAA
- a CDS encoding DUF5812 family protein has protein sequence MTDEKESTFLVTHIESDSAVLKDVHDGQVHTLSSNPGLDVDDAVEATVAPDPPMEVTYQVIEVAERRPLSIEESPEPPTVHERELAAETPTGELSREPRAGVGEVHVLTPPESETEDAVADVIDDREGTLSRAARLGVNRVEIRSEPGVVAVRYLP, from the coding sequence ATGACCGACGAGAAGGAGAGCACGTTCCTCGTCACGCACATCGAGAGCGACTCAGCCGTACTGAAAGACGTCCACGACGGGCAGGTCCACACGCTGAGTTCGAACCCCGGACTCGACGTCGACGACGCCGTCGAGGCGACCGTCGCCCCCGACCCGCCGATGGAGGTCACCTATCAGGTGATCGAGGTCGCGGAACGTCGCCCGCTGTCGATCGAGGAGAGCCCGGAGCCGCCGACCGTCCACGAGCGCGAACTGGCCGCGGAGACGCCGACCGGAGAGCTGTCCCGGGAGCCGCGCGCCGGGGTCGGCGAGGTCCACGTGTTGACGCCGCCGGAGTCGGAGACGGAGGACGCCGTCGCGGACGTGATCGACGACCGCGAGGGGACGCTCTCGCGGGCGGCCCGGCTGGGCGTGAACCGCGTCGAGATCCGGTCGGAGCCGGGCGTCGTCGCGGTGCGATACCTCCCGTAG
- a CDS encoding undecaprenyl diphosphate synthase family protein, with amino-acid sequence MGLYDAYLATRHRLHDAAPPAHVALVVTERDLLADGAFDTLSSAIGWAFEYGAERVTVSVSVLDRAVAPTLVRELRRLDAPAETVVRGPDADESTAGPADPLDSGDSVDAADADAPVRILVGLGGKAEFAGAVRELAHDVADGEITPEAIDESDVADRLLFPEEPDLVIKTGAERLSDFAIWQSVYAELYFTDVNWRDFRRREYLRAVLDFQDRQRRFGR; translated from the coding sequence GTGGGTCTCTACGACGCGTACCTCGCGACGCGCCACCGCCTCCACGACGCCGCGCCGCCGGCGCACGTCGCGCTCGTCGTCACGGAGCGCGACCTCCTCGCCGACGGCGCGTTCGACACGCTCTCGTCGGCGATCGGCTGGGCGTTCGAATACGGGGCCGAGCGCGTCACGGTCTCCGTCTCCGTCCTTGACCGGGCGGTCGCCCCGACGCTGGTCCGCGAGCTGCGCCGGCTCGACGCCCCCGCCGAGACCGTGGTCCGCGGCCCGGACGCCGACGAGTCAACCGCGGGGCCCGCCGACCCGCTCGACAGCGGCGACTCGGTCGACGCCGCCGACGCGGACGCCCCGGTCCGGATACTCGTCGGTCTCGGCGGGAAAGCGGAGTTCGCCGGTGCGGTCCGCGAACTGGCGCACGACGTGGCCGACGGGGAGATAACGCCGGAAGCCATCGACGAGAGCGACGTCGCCGACCGGCTGCTGTTCCCCGAGGAGCCGGACCTCGTGATCAAGACCGGTGCCGAGCGGCTCTCCGACTTCGCCATCTGGCAGTCGGTGTACGCCGAGCTCTACTTCACCGACGTGAACTGGCGCGACTTCCGCAGGCGCGAGTACCTGCGCGCGGTCCTGGACTTCCAGGACAGACAGCGGCGGTTCGGCCGGTAA
- a CDS encoding inorganic phosphate transporter: MVEILLLVGVAVAAFVGYNIGGATTGPAFGPAVGADVLSKSGAAALMSVFFFVGAGTLGQRVVTTLGEDLVTGANVFTLETSIIVLFFIGGALFVGNFAGVPASTSMTAVGSIAGLGVATNTLDWAVMGEIAIWWLVAPIIGFWVSGVVGRYFYSAIDDWVAIDSTEGALFEFDRSGLIPKPVPGPNTTRRELFGGFVVIAIGCLMAFSSGTSNIANAIAPLVALDGVEMTPMILLGSAAVAVGAFTIARRTLDTLGNDITDLPLTAAIVVAVVSSGIVISLSAVGIPASFVIIATMSIVGLGWGRATRTVTVRQGISGEKEPTVSVGALAADEMPEIGEGDASDVPSASDLFNPGTSARVVLMQNVVPILSTVGALVTFTLLFAFVW, encoded by the coding sequence ATGGTAGAGATTCTTCTTCTCGTGGGAGTCGCGGTGGCGGCGTTCGTCGGGTACAACATCGGCGGGGCGACGACGGGACCGGCGTTCGGCCCGGCCGTGGGCGCGGACGTGCTGTCGAAGTCGGGCGCGGCGGCGCTGATGTCCGTGTTTTTCTTCGTCGGAGCGGGAACGCTCGGCCAGCGGGTGGTGACGACGCTGGGGGAGGACCTCGTCACGGGCGCGAACGTGTTCACGCTGGAGACGAGCATCATCGTCCTCTTTTTCATCGGCGGCGCGCTGTTCGTCGGCAACTTCGCCGGCGTCCCGGCCTCGACGTCGATGACGGCCGTCGGCTCCATCGCCGGACTCGGCGTCGCGACGAACACCCTCGACTGGGCCGTGATGGGGGAGATCGCGATCTGGTGGCTCGTCGCCCCGATCATCGGGTTCTGGGTGTCGGGCGTCGTCGGCCGGTACTTCTACTCGGCCATCGACGACTGGGTGGCGATAGACAGCACCGAGGGGGCGCTGTTCGAGTTCGACCGGTCGGGGCTGATCCCGAAGCCCGTCCCCGGGCCGAACACGACACGCCGCGAGCTGTTCGGCGGCTTCGTCGTCATCGCCATCGGCTGTCTGATGGCGTTCTCGTCGGGCACCTCGAACATCGCGAACGCCATCGCACCCCTCGTCGCGCTCGACGGCGTGGAGATGACGCCGATGATCCTGCTCGGCAGCGCCGCGGTCGCGGTGGGCGCGTTCACCATCGCCCGGCGGACGCTCGACACGCTCGGCAACGACATCACGGACCTCCCGCTGACGGCCGCCATCGTCGTGGCGGTCGTCTCCTCGGGGATCGTCATCAGCCTCTCCGCGGTCGGGATCCCCGCCTCGTTCGTTATCATCGCGACGATGTCGATCGTCGGGCTGGGCTGGGGGCGCGCGACCCGCACGGTGACGGTCCGACAGGGGATCAGCGGCGAGAAGGAGCCGACGGTCTCCGTCGGCGCGCTGGCGGCCGACGAGATGCCGGAGATCGGCGAGGGGGACGCGAGCGACGTCCCCTCGGCGTCGGACCTGTTCAACCCGGGGACGAGCGCGCGCGTCGTGCTGATGCAAAACGTCGTGCCGATCCTCTCCACGGTCGGCGCGCTGGTGACGTTCACCCTGCTCTTCGCGTTCGTCTGGTAG
- a CDS encoding enoyl-CoA hydratase/isomerase family protein — protein MIRTRTDGGVRVVTLDRPAARNALRPQDLRSLREVFEGAESEATPPVTYLRGAGDAFCAGADLDAVADLDDPEAFARRGQRVAAAIEESPSVVVCGVDGAARGGGVELALAADVRVATPRATFGEPGVDFGLFGAWGGTVRLPRVMREGDALDFALSGRVLDAEEARRTGLVSRVVDDPRSVADEVAAGESDALAAIKRRLRDRRDDETRERAEAEAFADLHDAHAEAIARRNEE, from the coding sequence GTGATCCGAACCCGAACCGACGGCGGCGTGCGCGTCGTCACGCTCGACCGCCCGGCGGCGCGCAACGCGCTCAGACCGCAGGACCTGCGCTCTCTGCGGGAGGTCTTCGAAGGGGCGGAAAGCGAGGCGACCCCGCCGGTGACGTACCTCCGCGGCGCGGGCGACGCCTTCTGTGCCGGCGCGGACCTCGACGCGGTCGCCGACCTCGACGACCCGGAGGCGTTCGCGCGACGGGGGCAACGCGTCGCCGCCGCGATCGAGGAGTCGCCGTCGGTCGTCGTCTGCGGGGTCGACGGCGCGGCCCGCGGCGGCGGCGTCGAACTGGCGCTGGCGGCCGACGTGCGCGTGGCGACGCCGCGGGCGACGTTCGGCGAGCCGGGCGTCGACTTCGGGTTGTTCGGCGCGTGGGGCGGCACGGTCAGGCTCCCGCGGGTCATGCGCGAGGGCGACGCGCTCGATTTCGCGCTGTCGGGGCGCGTCCTCGACGCGGAAGAGGCCCGCCGGACGGGACTCGTCTCGCGCGTCGTCGACGACCCCCGGTCGGTGGCCGACGAGGTCGCGGCGGGGGAGTCCGACGCGCTCGCGGCGATCAAGCGCCGGCTCCGCGACCGACGAGACGACGAGACGCGGGAACGCGCGGAGGCCGAGGCGTTCGCCGACCTCCACGATGCCCACGCGGAGGCGATCGCCCGGCGGAACGAGGAGTGA